The following proteins are co-located in the Noviherbaspirillum sp. UKPF54 genome:
- a CDS encoding TetR/AcrR family transcriptional regulator, with translation MKSKKSPIDFRQAQEDLRQSLRQGMLDAATRLLTDEGPSALTVRRVAEAVNCSTTLLYSFFGGKDGLSNELYLEGFARLKEEFRVASEQAGSKNDSDGLAPLRLHARVYHQYAKHNPSYYMVMFGDAIAGFVPPVESRKKAWESFEVLIDAFDACMKSGALPPSNPTAAARLLWAAMHGAVSLELKGYYLKTERADELFEAAVDAVLRSLQMPRNESTKQ, from the coding sequence ATGAAATCCAAGAAGTCGCCGATCGATTTTCGCCAGGCCCAGGAAGATCTGCGCCAGTCGCTGCGCCAGGGCATGCTGGACGCCGCCACCCGCCTGCTGACCGACGAAGGCCCATCGGCGCTGACGGTGCGGCGCGTGGCGGAAGCGGTGAACTGCTCGACCACGCTGCTGTATTCTTTCTTCGGCGGCAAGGACGGCTTGTCCAACGAGCTGTACCTGGAAGGCTTCGCCCGGCTGAAGGAGGAATTCCGGGTAGCGTCAGAACAGGCGGGCAGCAAGAACGACAGTGACGGGCTGGCACCGCTGCGGCTGCATGCGCGCGTCTACCATCAGTACGCCAAGCACAACCCGAGCTATTACATGGTGATGTTCGGCGACGCGATCGCGGGCTTCGTGCCGCCGGTCGAATCGCGCAAGAAGGCGTGGGAATCGTTCGAGGTCCTGATCGACGCGTTCGACGCCTGCATGAAGAGCGGCGCACTGCCGCCATCGAACCCGACCGCCGCGGCGCGTCTGCTGTGGGCAGCGATGCACGGCGCGGTCAGCCTGGAGCTGAAAGGCTATTACCTGAAAACCGAGCGCGCGGACGAACTGTTCGAGGCGGCGGTCGACGCGGTGCTGCGCTCGCTGCAGATGCCGCGCAACGAGTCAACCAAACAATAA
- a CDS encoding DUF1289 domain-containing protein, with protein MSIDFDPATDGAQTPSPCINVCRMNAQTGLCEGCFRTIDEIARWGTASNEFKRAVWDEIKRRQEQLFQ; from the coding sequence ATGAGTATCGATTTCGATCCGGCGACGGATGGCGCGCAGACGCCGTCGCCCTGCATCAATGTGTGCCGGATGAATGCGCAGACCGGCTTGTGCGAGGGCTGTTTTCGCACCATCGACGAGATCGCGCGCTGGGGGACGGCGAGCAACGAGTTCAAGCGCGCGGTGTGGGACGAGATCAAGCGGCGGCAGGAGCAGTTGTTCCAATAA
- a CDS encoding MFS transporter, whose product MQRHWAFFLSCLLAFTAGHIINYSVIIYAQDALRSDLLSGIGFGLCFGPPLLLGWYAGVLCDRHAPTRIIHVAQGLFIAAALTLAAGDRFFPEPSTRTPFLLVAAAFAGIGWSFVAPARMTALGQIVGAAALRRASLLFNLLVMLGFGLGPLAISACRLYFGWQGVFFLAVALFVLGSILLLNVATKASHKPHRPVGKEILDGLRAVRANPLLAQLLVTAMFCYMLMGPMQVILPKLARTSLGLTELGRGAFLGTLAPALIVGGLLCLFVARRLPHGKAIFSASALSGVLFASMSSVHTPAIAFALLACVGILGGVAISLIVTGIQENVDDAVRGRVLSMYTIISQVIPAASGLSAGALTHALDAQRAVLICGAALALAAAANALRMHTLRVYRGH is encoded by the coding sequence ATGCAGCGTCATTGGGCATTTTTCCTGTCGTGCCTGCTGGCTTTTACGGCGGGCCATATCATCAACTACTCGGTCATCATCTACGCGCAGGATGCATTGCGCTCCGATCTGCTGTCCGGGATCGGATTCGGCCTGTGCTTCGGACCGCCGCTGCTGCTTGGCTGGTATGCGGGCGTACTGTGCGACCGTCATGCGCCGACCCGCATCATTCACGTCGCGCAAGGATTGTTCATCGCCGCCGCACTGACGCTGGCCGCCGGCGACCGCTTCTTTCCCGAGCCGTCGACGCGCACGCCGTTCCTGCTCGTTGCCGCCGCATTCGCCGGTATCGGCTGGTCCTTCGTCGCCCCCGCGCGCATGACCGCGCTCGGCCAAATCGTCGGCGCCGCCGCCTTGCGGCGCGCGTCGCTGCTCTTCAATCTGCTGGTCATGCTGGGATTCGGTCTGGGCCCGCTGGCGATTTCGGCTTGCCGTCTTTATTTCGGCTGGCAGGGCGTGTTTTTCCTCGCCGTAGCCTTGTTCGTCCTCGGCTCGATCCTGCTGCTCAACGTCGCCACCAAAGCCTCGCACAAACCGCACCGCCCTGTCGGCAAGGAGATCCTGGACGGCTTGCGCGCGGTGCGTGCCAACCCCTTGCTGGCCCAACTGCTGGTCACGGCCATGTTCTGCTACATGCTGATGGGGCCGATGCAGGTGATCTTGCCGAAGCTGGCGCGCACCTCCCTCGGATTGACCGAACTCGGGCGCGGCGCCTTCCTCGGGACGCTGGCTCCGGCGCTGATTGTCGGCGGCCTGCTTTGCCTGTTCGTCGCCCGGCGCCTGCCGCACGGGAAAGCCATATTCAGCGCGTCCGCGCTGTCCGGCGTCCTGTTTGCATCAATGAGCAGCGTGCACACGCCGGCCATCGCGTTTGCGCTGCTGGCGTGCGTGGGCATCCTGGGCGGGGTCGCCATCAGCCTCATCGTGACCGGAATTCAGGAAAACGTGGACGATGCCGTGCGCGGGCGTGTGCTGAGCATGTACACCATCATTTCGCAGGTCATTCCCGCCGCCTCCGGCCTCAGTGCCGGCGCGCTCACTCATGCGCTGGATGCGCAACGCGCCGTGCTGATCTGCGGCGCCGCACTGGCGCTCGCCGCGGCAGCCAATGCCTTGCGCATGCATACGCTACGCGTCTATCGCGGACATTGA
- a CDS encoding enoyl-CoA hydratase-related protein, whose product MTYQCIDFSITDKVAHLVLNRPAALNTMQPVLWRELTEVLQALQRMASARALVISSTGKHFTAGMALDVFAGGPESGISLNEKSAGGRASIASLIDDMQQVFNLIEQLRMPVIAAIQGGCIGGGLDMVCSCDIRLASADAFFCIQEINIGMTADMGTLQRLPKLIPEGIVHELAYTGRRLPAQRALAVGLVNEVFDTQEAMLEAALQMAREIASKPPVAIWGSKQAIHYARDHSTHDALQQMGWLQSGIWQGSNLLESFMAKQQGRAPQFEDLPELKSFADVKYELK is encoded by the coding sequence ATGACGTATCAATGCATCGATTTCAGCATCACCGACAAAGTCGCCCACCTAGTCCTCAACCGCCCCGCTGCGCTGAACACCATGCAGCCGGTGCTGTGGCGCGAGCTGACCGAAGTGCTGCAGGCGCTGCAGCGCATGGCGTCGGCCCGTGCACTGGTGATCTCGTCGACCGGCAAGCATTTCACCGCCGGCATGGCGCTCGACGTGTTCGCCGGCGGCCCGGAGTCCGGCATCTCGCTCAATGAAAAATCGGCGGGCGGGCGCGCCAGCATCGCGTCGCTCATCGACGACATGCAACAGGTATTCAACCTGATCGAGCAGCTGCGCATGCCGGTCATCGCGGCAATCCAGGGCGGCTGCATCGGCGGCGGCCTGGACATGGTGTGCTCCTGCGACATCCGCTTGGCGAGCGCCGACGCCTTCTTCTGCATCCAGGAGATCAACATCGGCATGACAGCCGACATGGGCACGCTGCAGCGCCTGCCGAAGCTGATCCCGGAAGGTATCGTGCACGAGCTCGCCTACACCGGCCGCCGCCTGCCGGCGCAGCGCGCGCTCGCGGTGGGCCTGGTCAACGAGGTGTTCGACACGCAGGAGGCGATGCTGGAAGCCGCGCTGCAGATGGCACGCGAAATCGCCTCCAAGCCACCGGTCGCGATCTGGGGCAGCAAGCAGGCGATCCACTACGCGCGCGACCACTCGACGCACGACGCGCTGCAGCAGATGGGCTGGCTGCAGTCCGGCATCTGGCAGGGCAGCAACCTGCTGGAGTCGTTCATGGCCAAGCAGCAGGGACGCGCACCGCAATTCGAAGACCTGCCGGAGTTGAAGTCGTTCGCGGATGTGAAGTACGAGTTGAAGTAA
- a CDS encoding MBL fold metallo-hydrolase — translation MKLPASMHVFQRGWLSSNNILFVGSEETALVDSGYVTHAAQTVALVSHALQGRALNRLINTHLHSDHCGGNAALHSAFGCRTSIPAAEADKVRAWNEDALTYAATGQACARFGFDDTLAPGDVLTLGDMTWQALGAPGHDPHSLIFYCPDERILISADALWESGFGVVFPELEGEPGFAEVRATLELIASLDVKLVIPGHGAPFAGVDKALETAFSRIDYFMADPRRNAQNALKVLLKFLLLDRQRMTLDEVRGLFARMRLSVEANRRYFNLSEAELAQWAVDQLVRAGAAQLADGVLVNRD, via the coding sequence ATGAAGCTGCCTGCATCGATGCATGTGTTCCAGCGCGGCTGGCTGTCGTCCAACAATATCCTGTTTGTCGGGAGTGAAGAGACGGCGCTGGTCGACAGCGGCTACGTCACCCATGCGGCGCAGACCGTGGCGCTGGTGTCGCATGCATTGCAGGGCAGGGCGCTTAACCGCCTGATCAACACGCACTTGCATTCCGATCATTGCGGCGGCAACGCGGCGCTGCACAGCGCGTTCGGCTGCCGCACGTCGATTCCCGCCGCCGAAGCCGACAAGGTGCGCGCCTGGAACGAGGACGCGCTGACGTATGCGGCGACAGGGCAGGCTTGCGCGCGCTTCGGTTTCGACGACACGCTCGCGCCTGGAGATGTGCTCACGCTGGGCGACATGACCTGGCAGGCGCTGGGCGCGCCGGGCCATGACCCGCATTCGCTGATTTTTTATTGTCCCGACGAACGCATCCTGATTTCCGCCGATGCCCTGTGGGAGAGCGGCTTCGGCGTGGTGTTCCCGGAGCTGGAAGGGGAGCCGGGATTCGCCGAGGTGCGCGCGACGCTGGAACTGATTGCGTCGCTCGACGTGAAGCTGGTGATCCCGGGGCATGGTGCGCCGTTTGCCGGCGTGGACAAGGCGCTGGAAACGGCGTTTTCGCGCATCGATTATTTCATGGCGGACCCGAGGCGCAATGCGCAGAATGCGCTCAAGGTGCTGCTGAAATTCCTGCTGCTGGACCGGCAGCGCATGACGCTCGACGAGGTGCGGGGGCTGTTTGCGCGCATGCGCCTGTCGGTGGAAGCGAATCGGCGCTACTTCAATCTGTCCGAGGCGGAACTCGCGCAGTGGGCAGTGGATCAACTGGTACGGGCCGGCGCGGCGCAGCTGGCGGATGGCGTCTTGGTGAACCGCGATTAG
- a CDS encoding nitronate monooxygenase family protein: protein MTSNRLPAALQNLSLPVIGSPLFIASGPALVKAQCKAGIVGSFPALNARPAELLDTWLTEIQTELAEFKQANPGAKVGPIAVNQIVHQSNDRLAHDVEVCVKHQVPIIISSLRAPPKEMLDAIHSYGGIVLHDVISIRHAQKALEAGVDGLILVAAGAGGHAGTLSPFALVGEVRKFFDGPIALSGSIASGDAILAAQAMGADFAYIGSRWLATKESNVDEAYRQAIVESSAADIVYTNLFTGVHGNYLKKSIVAAGLDPDNLPEADKSKMNFGSGGGSKAKAWRDIWGAGQGVGLMDDVPSVAEVVERLKAEYAAARKRLAL from the coding sequence ATGACAAGCAATCGTTTGCCCGCCGCGCTGCAGAACCTGTCGCTGCCGGTGATCGGCTCGCCGCTGTTCATCGCCAGCGGCCCGGCGCTGGTCAAGGCGCAGTGCAAGGCCGGTATCGTCGGTTCGTTCCCGGCGCTGAACGCGCGTCCGGCCGAACTGCTCGATACCTGGCTGACCGAGATCCAGACCGAACTGGCGGAATTCAAGCAAGCCAATCCGGGCGCCAAGGTCGGTCCGATCGCCGTCAACCAGATCGTGCACCAGTCCAACGACCGTCTCGCGCACGATGTCGAAGTGTGCGTGAAGCACCAGGTGCCGATCATTATTTCCAGCCTGCGCGCGCCGCCGAAGGAAATGCTGGACGCGATCCACAGCTACGGCGGCATCGTGCTGCACGACGTGATCTCGATCCGCCATGCGCAGAAGGCGCTGGAAGCGGGCGTGGACGGCCTGATTCTGGTTGCGGCCGGCGCCGGCGGCCATGCGGGCACGCTGTCGCCGTTCGCGCTGGTGGGCGAGGTGCGTAAATTCTTCGACGGCCCGATCGCGCTGTCCGGCTCGATCGCCAGCGGCGACGCGATCCTCGCAGCGCAGGCGATGGGCGCCGATTTCGCGTACATCGGCTCGCGCTGGCTGGCGACCAAGGAATCGAACGTGGACGAAGCGTATCGCCAGGCGATCGTCGAGTCGAGCGCGGCCGACATCGTGTACACGAACCTGTTTACCGGCGTGCACGGCAACTACCTGAAGAAGTCGATCGTGGCCGCCGGCCTCGATCCGGACAACCTGCCGGAAGCCGACAAGTCGAAGATGAACTTCGGCTCCGGCGGCGGCAGCAAGGCCAAGGCCTGGCGCGACATCTGGGGCGCAGGGCAGGGCGTGGGCCTGATGGACGATGTGCCGAGCGTGGCGGAAGTGGTTGAGCGCCTGAAGGCGGAGTACGCGGCGGCGAGAAAGCGCCTGGCGTTGTAA
- a CDS encoding 2-hydroxychromene-2-carboxylate isomerase produces MRQLDWYFDFISPFSYLQSELLHTLPADIEIRFKPVLFAGLLNHWDNKGPAEIPPKRLWTFEHCAWLAHKHGVKLTAPAHHPFNPLPLLRLCIALGGTQEVVRRLFRYVWRDGHLPTEAEHWQALLRELRATTEMLDAPHVKQQLRNNGEQAIAAGVFGVPTAVVDGRSFWGLDATDMLIAYLHGDPFFQSEQLKLAQTLPQGVHRNKT; encoded by the coding sequence ATGCGGCAGCTCGATTGGTATTTCGATTTCATCTCTCCGTTCTCCTACCTGCAAAGCGAGCTGCTGCACACACTGCCTGCGGACATAGAGATCCGTTTTAAGCCGGTGCTGTTCGCCGGCCTGCTCAACCACTGGGACAACAAGGGCCCGGCCGAGATCCCGCCCAAGCGGCTGTGGACCTTCGAGCATTGCGCATGGCTCGCGCACAAGCACGGTGTCAAGCTGACCGCGCCGGCTCATCACCCGTTCAATCCGTTGCCGCTCTTGCGGCTATGCATCGCGCTCGGCGGCACGCAAGAGGTGGTGCGCCGCCTGTTCCGCTACGTCTGGCGCGACGGTCACCTGCCCACCGAGGCGGAACACTGGCAGGCGTTGTTGCGGGAGCTACGTGCAACTACCGAAATGCTCGACGCGCCGCATGTGAAGCAGCAATTGCGCAATAATGGCGAGCAGGCGATCGCCGCCGGTGTGTTCGGCGTGCCGACCGCCGTCGTCGACGGGCGCTCTTTCTGGGGGCTCGATGCAACCGACATGCTGATCGCCTATCTGCACGGCGACCCCTTTTTCCAATCCGAACAGCTGAAGCTGGCGCAAACCCTGCCGCAAGGCGTACATCGCAACAAGACATGA